A stretch of the Rhinoderma darwinii isolate aRhiDar2 chromosome 3, aRhiDar2.hap1, whole genome shotgun sequence genome encodes the following:
- the LOC142750061 gene encoding uncharacterized protein LOC142750061 isoform X2 — protein sequence MEDEKRDRKRARIEDYKVCGTKRLMKKNVLPSSVPMLEESTCITATSHEPPKTYMDVGINTDLIGMGQGKFTCRTCMSIQIEDHFREMVDMAVQCTLEIEATALKVMTLVPMKMAWTDDEKMHGFRHVLSNQKHLFSSENNLHREAGTETIGHKPLTINSEPTVDRKTPDSIHVNLEEIYSLVSDGIFQEAIVEDKTATVLQSAGHLSTMTLIPIKSQPPDDEKLSTTELNHAPSHSEQINTLVSEGTFLEEHVMDTTTSQHNCDWNVRTLGTVKSPGDNRTVLNPIDVNPFYSKSVGSTKSSLQHSQGNLSENISRTVHQISSEDMEIQPQSEQEPERNCEEWTSLGDLEKNLYKEVTMDNFQILQSLGFVIEKPEIVRRIENGDEALWEKHWPGSDSDPTTMATIPMATKNLQNLSQRSYWTRHDNILCHTPEEQFQVWRNKWTLCDSKTSGLQPKCHDQIMMVCPSDVNKIVSQKNTQVKKSMQSHNDLGQKGVRHYSCMECGKHFLRSYQLTSHQTMHTGEKPYNCEECKMSFSDKRKLVRHQKTHSCAKPYPCPECGKYFTQSSHLNMHRKIHISKEQCPECGLLISDVTNLQLGQRDCITCKQRLVESLDVTSRQTSNRSEKTYQCTQCDKCFTRKSNLNVHYRIHTGEKPYTCSECEKTFIDRSNLVSHLRTHTRERPYSCNECGKSFAYHSAFIIHKRVHIGDKPFVCSECGESFFSKARLTLHIKAHTGDRPFVCDICGKSFSCSSTLIKHQIIHTGERPYVCRECGKAFIRSSHLVVHQRTHTGEKPYECAECGKGFRDQSNLISHQRTHTTKKDFVCKECGKKFTHSSTLKKHQRIHTGEKPYGCSECGKMFSRNSNLAIHLRMHTGEKPYSCTICYRSFYHSSHLIKHKKTHTKIGKPHDHGAIQEAKCAE from the exons ATGGAGGACGAGAAGAGAGATAGAAAGCGTGCCAGAATTGAGGACTATAAAGTGTGTGGAACCAAAAGGCTAATGAAGAAGAATGTTCTTCCATCTTCTGTCCCCATGTTAGAAGAGTCCACTTGTATCACTGCCACCTCACATGAACCTCCTAAAACCTATATGGATGTTGGAATAAACACGGACTTGATAGGTATGGGTCAAGGTAAATTTACCTGTAGAACTTGTATGTCAATACAGATTGAAGACCATTTTAGAGAAATGGTGGACATGGCCGTGCAGTGTACATTGGAAATTGAGGCTACAGCTCTAAAGGTTATGACTTTGGTGCCCATGAAGATGGCGTGGACTGATGATGAAAAAATGCATGGTTTTAGGCATGTGTTGTCCAACCAGAAACATTTATTTTCTTCTGAGAACAATTTGCATAGAGAAGCTGGAACGGAGACCATTGGCCATAAACCATTGACCATAAACTCTGAGCCTACTGTTGACAGAAAGACTCCCGATAGTATTCACGTTAATTTGGAGGAGATCTATTCGCTTGTTTCTGATGGCATCTTCCAGGAAGCCATTGTTGAAGATAAGACGGCCACAGTCTTACAGTCTGCTGGTCATTTGAGTACTATGACATTAATTCCCATTAAATCACAACCACCTGATGATGAAAAATTGTCTACTACGGAACTTAACCATGCACCTTCTCATTCAGAACAAATAAATACATTGGTTTCAGAGGGAACGTTCTTAGAGGAACATGTTATGGACACCACAACTTCTCAACATAACTGTGATTGGAACGTTAGGACATTAGGGACTGTAAAATCGCCTGGTGATAATCGAACGGTGCTGAATCCTATAGATGTAAATCCATTTTACAGTAAAAGTGTGGGTTCCACCAAGTCATCCCTCCAACACAGCCAGGGGAACTTATCAGAAAATATCTCCAGAACTGTTCATCAAATATCTTCTGAAGACATGGAAATTCAACCTCAAAGTGAGCAAGAACCAGAAAGGAATTGT GAGGAGTGGACGTCTCTGGGGGATTTGGAGAAGAATCTTTACAAAGAAGTCACTATGGACAATTTCCAAATACTCCAGTCATTAG GTTTTGTGATTGAAAAACCAGAGATTGTGCGGAGGATTGAAAATGGTGATGAAGCTCTATGGGAAAAACACTGGCCAGGATCTGACTCCG ATCCCACAACCATGGCTACAATTCCTATGGCTACAAAAAATTTACAGAATCTTAGCCAGCGTTCATATTGGACCCGTCATGATAACATTCTGTGTCATACACCTGAAGAGCAGTTCCAAGTATGGAGAAATAAATGGACGCTTTGTGACTCCAAGACATCTGGACTGCAACCAAAATGTCATGATCAAATCATGATGGTTTGTCCATCGGATGTCAATAAGATTGTATCACAAAAAAATACACAGGTCAAGAAATCCATGCAATCGCATAATGACTTAGGTCAGAAGGGTGTTCGACATTATTCATGTATGGAGTGTGGAAAACATTTCCTCCGAAGTTATCAACTGACGTCCCATCAGACAATGCACACAGGTGAAAAGCCATACAATTGCGAAGAGTGCAAAATGTCTTTTTCAGACAAGCGTAAACTGGTAAGGCACCAAAAGACTCACTCATGTGCGAAGCCATATCCGTGTCCCGAGTGCGGGAAATATTTTACCCAGTCTTCCCACCTTAACATGCACCGGAAAATACACATTAGTAAGGAACAGTGCCCTGAATGTGGTCTCCTCATAAGTGATGTGACAAATTTACAGCTAGGACAAAGAGACTGTATAACATGCAAACAACGCTTAGTAGAAAGCCTTGATGTCACCAGCCGACAAACATCTAACAGAAGTGAAAAGACTTACCAGTGTACTCAGTGTGATAAATGCTTCACTCGGAAATCCAACCTTAATGTCCATtatagaattcacacaggggagaaaccatacACGTGTTCTGAATGTGAGAAAACCTTCATAGATAGGTCGAACCTTGTAAGTCATTTGAGAACCCACACTAGAGAGAGACCATATTCCTGCAATGAGTGTGGCAAGAGCTTTGCCTACCACTCAGCATTTATAATACACAAGAGGGTGCACATCGGGGATAAACCatttgtatgtagtgagtgtggcGAAAGCTTCTTCTCTAAGGCACGCTTGACGCTGCACATCAAAGCTCACACGGGTGATAGGCCCTTCGTTTGCGACATTTGTGGTAAAAGTTTCTCCTGTAGCTCAACCCTTATAAAACACCAGATTATACACACAGGGGAGCGGCCTTATGTCTGCAGGGAATGTGGAAAAGCCTTTATTCGGTCGTCTCACCTTGTAGTACACCAGAGAACGCACACAGGGGAAAAACCTTACGAATGTGCAGAATGTGGTAAAGGCTTCAGAGACCAGTCCAATCTTATAAGCCACCAGCGAACCCACACAACGAAGAAGGATTTTGTATGCAAAGAGTGTGGGAAGAAATTCACACACAGTTCCACATTGAAGAAGCACCAACGTATCCACACTGGTGAAAAACCCTATGGCTGCTCAGAGTGCGGTAAAATGTTTTCTCGTAATTCAAATCTTGCCATTCATCTCCGaatgcacacaggagagaagccttaTTCCTGCACTATCTgttacagaagcttttaccatagCTCACATCTCATAAAGCATAAGAAAACTCATACAAAAATAGGAAAGCCACATGACCACGGAGCTATACAAGAAGCGAAGTGTGCAGAATAA
- the LOC142750061 gene encoding uncharacterized protein LOC142750061 isoform X3, with protein sequence MEDEKRDRKRARIEDYKVCGTKRLMKKNVLPSSVPMLEESTCITATSHEPPKTYMDVGINTDLIGMGQGKFTCRTCMSIQIEDHFREMVDMAVQCTLEIEATALKVMTLVPMKMAWTDDEKMHGFRHVLSNQKHLFSSENNLHREAGTETIGHKPLTINSEPTVDRKTPDSIHVNLEEIYSLVSDGIFQEAIVEDKTATVLQSAGHLSTMTLIPIKSQPPDDEKLSTTELNHAPSHSEQINTLVSEGTFLEEHVMDTTTSQHNCDWNVRTLGTVKSPGDNRTVLNPIDVNPFYSKSVGSTKSSLQHSQGNLSENISRTVHQISSEDMEIQPQSEQEPERNCEWTSLGDLEKNLYKEVTMDNFQILQSLGFVIEKPEIVRRIENGDEALWEKHWPGSDSDPTTMATIPMATKNLQNLSQRSYWTRHDNILCHTPEEQFQVWRNKWTLCDSKTSGLQPKCHDQIMMVCPSDVNKIVSQKNTQVKKSMQSHNDLGQKGVRHYSCMECGKHFLRSYQLTSHQTMHTGEKPYNCEECKMSFSDKRKLVRHQKTHSCAKPYPCPECGKYFTQSSHLNMHRKIHISKEQCPECGLLISDVTNLQLGQRDCITCKQRLVESLDVTSRQTSNRSEKTYQCTQCDKCFTRKSNLNVHYRIHTGEKPYTCSECEKTFIDRSNLVSHLRTHTRERPYSCNECGKSFAYHSAFIIHKRVHIGDKPFVCSECGESFFSKARLTLHIKAHTGDRPFVCDICGKSFSCSSTLIKHQIIHTGERPYVCRECGKAFIRSSHLVVHQRTHTGEKPYECAECGKGFRDQSNLISHQRTHTTKKDFVCKECGKKFTHSSTLKKHQRIHTGEKPYGCSECGKMFSRNSNLAIHLRMHTGEKPYSCTICYRSFYHSSHLIKHKKTHTKIGKPHDHGAIQEAKCAE encoded by the exons ATGGAGGACGAGAAGAGAGATAGAAAGCGTGCCAGAATTGAGGACTATAAAGTGTGTGGAACCAAAAGGCTAATGAAGAAGAATGTTCTTCCATCTTCTGTCCCCATGTTAGAAGAGTCCACTTGTATCACTGCCACCTCACATGAACCTCCTAAAACCTATATGGATGTTGGAATAAACACGGACTTGATAGGTATGGGTCAAGGTAAATTTACCTGTAGAACTTGTATGTCAATACAGATTGAAGACCATTTTAGAGAAATGGTGGACATGGCCGTGCAGTGTACATTGGAAATTGAGGCTACAGCTCTAAAGGTTATGACTTTGGTGCCCATGAAGATGGCGTGGACTGATGATGAAAAAATGCATGGTTTTAGGCATGTGTTGTCCAACCAGAAACATTTATTTTCTTCTGAGAACAATTTGCATAGAGAAGCTGGAACGGAGACCATTGGCCATAAACCATTGACCATAAACTCTGAGCCTACTGTTGACAGAAAGACTCCCGATAGTATTCACGTTAATTTGGAGGAGATCTATTCGCTTGTTTCTGATGGCATCTTCCAGGAAGCCATTGTTGAAGATAAGACGGCCACAGTCTTACAGTCTGCTGGTCATTTGAGTACTATGACATTAATTCCCATTAAATCACAACCACCTGATGATGAAAAATTGTCTACTACGGAACTTAACCATGCACCTTCTCATTCAGAACAAATAAATACATTGGTTTCAGAGGGAACGTTCTTAGAGGAACATGTTATGGACACCACAACTTCTCAACATAACTGTGATTGGAACGTTAGGACATTAGGGACTGTAAAATCGCCTGGTGATAATCGAACGGTGCTGAATCCTATAGATGTAAATCCATTTTACAGTAAAAGTGTGGGTTCCACCAAGTCATCCCTCCAACACAGCCAGGGGAACTTATCAGAAAATATCTCCAGAACTGTTCATCAAATATCTTCTGAAGACATGGAAATTCAACCTCAAAGTGAGCAAGAACCAGAAAGGAATTGT GAGTGGACGTCTCTGGGGGATTTGGAGAAGAATCTTTACAAAGAAGTCACTATGGACAATTTCCAAATACTCCAGTCATTAG GTTTTGTGATTGAAAAACCAGAGATTGTGCGGAGGATTGAAAATGGTGATGAAGCTCTATGGGAAAAACACTGGCCAGGATCTGACTCCG ATCCCACAACCATGGCTACAATTCCTATGGCTACAAAAAATTTACAGAATCTTAGCCAGCGTTCATATTGGACCCGTCATGATAACATTCTGTGTCATACACCTGAAGAGCAGTTCCAAGTATGGAGAAATAAATGGACGCTTTGTGACTCCAAGACATCTGGACTGCAACCAAAATGTCATGATCAAATCATGATGGTTTGTCCATCGGATGTCAATAAGATTGTATCACAAAAAAATACACAGGTCAAGAAATCCATGCAATCGCATAATGACTTAGGTCAGAAGGGTGTTCGACATTATTCATGTATGGAGTGTGGAAAACATTTCCTCCGAAGTTATCAACTGACGTCCCATCAGACAATGCACACAGGTGAAAAGCCATACAATTGCGAAGAGTGCAAAATGTCTTTTTCAGACAAGCGTAAACTGGTAAGGCACCAAAAGACTCACTCATGTGCGAAGCCATATCCGTGTCCCGAGTGCGGGAAATATTTTACCCAGTCTTCCCACCTTAACATGCACCGGAAAATACACATTAGTAAGGAACAGTGCCCTGAATGTGGTCTCCTCATAAGTGATGTGACAAATTTACAGCTAGGACAAAGAGACTGTATAACATGCAAACAACGCTTAGTAGAAAGCCTTGATGTCACCAGCCGACAAACATCTAACAGAAGTGAAAAGACTTACCAGTGTACTCAGTGTGATAAATGCTTCACTCGGAAATCCAACCTTAATGTCCATtatagaattcacacaggggagaaaccatacACGTGTTCTGAATGTGAGAAAACCTTCATAGATAGGTCGAACCTTGTAAGTCATTTGAGAACCCACACTAGAGAGAGACCATATTCCTGCAATGAGTGTGGCAAGAGCTTTGCCTACCACTCAGCATTTATAATACACAAGAGGGTGCACATCGGGGATAAACCatttgtatgtagtgagtgtggcGAAAGCTTCTTCTCTAAGGCACGCTTGACGCTGCACATCAAAGCTCACACGGGTGATAGGCCCTTCGTTTGCGACATTTGTGGTAAAAGTTTCTCCTGTAGCTCAACCCTTATAAAACACCAGATTATACACACAGGGGAGCGGCCTTATGTCTGCAGGGAATGTGGAAAAGCCTTTATTCGGTCGTCTCACCTTGTAGTACACCAGAGAACGCACACAGGGGAAAAACCTTACGAATGTGCAGAATGTGGTAAAGGCTTCAGAGACCAGTCCAATCTTATAAGCCACCAGCGAACCCACACAACGAAGAAGGATTTTGTATGCAAAGAGTGTGGGAAGAAATTCACACACAGTTCCACATTGAAGAAGCACCAACGTATCCACACTGGTGAAAAACCCTATGGCTGCTCAGAGTGCGGTAAAATGTTTTCTCGTAATTCAAATCTTGCCATTCATCTCCGaatgcacacaggagagaagccttaTTCCTGCACTATCTgttacagaagcttttaccatagCTCACATCTCATAAAGCATAAGAAAACTCATACAAAAATAGGAAAGCCACATGACCACGGAGCTATACAAGAAGCGAAGTGTGCAGAATAA
- the LOC142748312 gene encoding nodal homolog 2-A-like, with the protein MSWLISILHFTIISMVLGRPPSLQDKHMKIPLQHSNLGLKASSSLHGRTHSQNMKHSPFMMQLYQTLIMGNTTDLSSLEHSVLQDSDTILSLTAKSCSQQTNDWALSFDMSSITSNNEIRLAELRLHLSLPGRTHNVNLNIYHGKEGEGKSFLGSMKVDFSREIGSTLRAFNITGMMQSYFHQGNFFYNKEDMEDKGMSETGQEKNCSKVFTDRVVLVVFTKDNPTNLHGYPNLIQTVESSKYVMTPVSGTRPRKGRNLKHGMIMANIPTKSIEDGRPLCRRLNMIMDFEKIGWGDQIIYPKKFNAYRCEGACPIPLSEIFQPTNHAYIKSLVKLYNSDRVDCSSCIPVKIKPLSMLMYEGGKVVLKHHEDMIVEECGCH; encoded by the exons ATGTCTTGGTTGATCTCCATCTTACACTTCACAATCATCTCCATGGTTCTGGGAAGGCCGCCTTCTCTACAGGACAAACATATGAAGATTCCTCTTCAACATTCAAACCTTGGTTTAAAGGCTTCATCCAGTCTACATGGAAGGACACACTCCCAAAATATGAAGCACTCACCCTTCATGATGCAACTCTACCAGACCCTCATCATGGGAAACACAACTGATCTATCCAGTCTAGAACATTCTGTTCTTCAAGATTCTGACACTATCCTAAGCCTCACCGCCAAAA GTTGCTCTCAACAGACAAATGATTGGGCATTGTCCTTTGATATGTCCTctatcacaagcaacaatgaaataCGATTGGCAGAgctgaggttacatctttctttgcCTGGGAGAACCCACAATGTAAACCTTAACATCTATCACGGTAAAGAAGGTGAAGGGAAGAGCTTCCTGGGGTCGATGAAAGTTGACTTTAGCCGTGAAATCGGATCCACTTTAAGGGCTTTTAATATCACCGGAATGATGCAGTCTTATTTCCACCagggaaattttttttataataaagaagACATGGAGGATAAGGGAATGTCAGAGACTGGTCAAGAAAAAAACTGTTCAAAAGTGTTTACCGACAGAGTTGTATTGGTAGTTTTTACCAAGGACAATCCTACTAATCTCCATGGATATCCCAACCTCATCCAGACAGTCGAGTCTTCCAAGTATGTTATGACCCCAGTGTCTGGCACAAGGCCTAGAAAGGGCAGAAATTTAAAGCATGGTATGATCATGGCCAACATCCCCACCAAATCTATTGAAGATGGTAGACCATTGTGCAGGAGACTAAACATGATTATGGACTTTGAGAAGATTGGATGGGGCGACCAGATTATCTATCCCAAGAAATTCAATGCATACAGATGTGAGGGAGCCTGCCCAATTCCCCTGAGCGAGATCTTCCAGCCAACAAATCATGCATATATCAAG agtttggTGAAGTTGTACAACTCAGATAGAGTTGATTGTTCCTCATGTATCCCAGTCAAGATAAAACCATTATCCATGCTGATGTATGAAGGAGGAAAGGTGGTTCTAAAGCACCATGAAGATATGATTGTTGAAGAATGTGGATGTCACTGA
- the LOC142750061 gene encoding uncharacterized protein LOC142750061 isoform X1, protein MEDEKRDRKRARIEDYKVCGTKRLMKKNVLPSSVPMLEESTCITATSHEPPKTYMDVGINTDLIGMGQGKFTCRTCMSIQIEDHFREMVDMAVQCTLEIEATALKVMTLVPMKMAWTDDEKMHGFRHVLSNQKHLFSSENNLHREAGTETIGHKPLTINSEPTVDRKTPDSIHVNLEEIYSLVSDGIFQEAIVEDKTATVLQSAGHLSTMTLIPIKSQPPDDEKLSTTELNHAPSHSEQINTLVSEGTFLEEHVMDTTTSQHNCDWNVRTLGTVKSPGDNRTVLNPIDVNPFYSKSVGSTKSSLQHSQGNLSENISRTVHQISSEDMEIQPQSEQEPERNCGSLTFSDIAVHFSKEEWTSLGDLEKNLYKEVTMDNFQILQSLGFVIEKPEIVRRIENGDEALWEKHWPGSDSDPTTMATIPMATKNLQNLSQRSYWTRHDNILCHTPEEQFQVWRNKWTLCDSKTSGLQPKCHDQIMMVCPSDVNKIVSQKNTQVKKSMQSHNDLGQKGVRHYSCMECGKHFLRSYQLTSHQTMHTGEKPYNCEECKMSFSDKRKLVRHQKTHSCAKPYPCPECGKYFTQSSHLNMHRKIHISKEQCPECGLLISDVTNLQLGQRDCITCKQRLVESLDVTSRQTSNRSEKTYQCTQCDKCFTRKSNLNVHYRIHTGEKPYTCSECEKTFIDRSNLVSHLRTHTRERPYSCNECGKSFAYHSAFIIHKRVHIGDKPFVCSECGESFFSKARLTLHIKAHTGDRPFVCDICGKSFSCSSTLIKHQIIHTGERPYVCRECGKAFIRSSHLVVHQRTHTGEKPYECAECGKGFRDQSNLISHQRTHTTKKDFVCKECGKKFTHSSTLKKHQRIHTGEKPYGCSECGKMFSRNSNLAIHLRMHTGEKPYSCTICYRSFYHSSHLIKHKKTHTKIGKPHDHGAIQEAKCAE, encoded by the exons ATGGAGGACGAGAAGAGAGATAGAAAGCGTGCCAGAATTGAGGACTATAAAGTGTGTGGAACCAAAAGGCTAATGAAGAAGAATGTTCTTCCATCTTCTGTCCCCATGTTAGAAGAGTCCACTTGTATCACTGCCACCTCACATGAACCTCCTAAAACCTATATGGATGTTGGAATAAACACGGACTTGATAGGTATGGGTCAAGGTAAATTTACCTGTAGAACTTGTATGTCAATACAGATTGAAGACCATTTTAGAGAAATGGTGGACATGGCCGTGCAGTGTACATTGGAAATTGAGGCTACAGCTCTAAAGGTTATGACTTTGGTGCCCATGAAGATGGCGTGGACTGATGATGAAAAAATGCATGGTTTTAGGCATGTGTTGTCCAACCAGAAACATTTATTTTCTTCTGAGAACAATTTGCATAGAGAAGCTGGAACGGAGACCATTGGCCATAAACCATTGACCATAAACTCTGAGCCTACTGTTGACAGAAAGACTCCCGATAGTATTCACGTTAATTTGGAGGAGATCTATTCGCTTGTTTCTGATGGCATCTTCCAGGAAGCCATTGTTGAAGATAAGACGGCCACAGTCTTACAGTCTGCTGGTCATTTGAGTACTATGACATTAATTCCCATTAAATCACAACCACCTGATGATGAAAAATTGTCTACTACGGAACTTAACCATGCACCTTCTCATTCAGAACAAATAAATACATTGGTTTCAGAGGGAACGTTCTTAGAGGAACATGTTATGGACACCACAACTTCTCAACATAACTGTGATTGGAACGTTAGGACATTAGGGACTGTAAAATCGCCTGGTGATAATCGAACGGTGCTGAATCCTATAGATGTAAATCCATTTTACAGTAAAAGTGTGGGTTCCACCAAGTCATCCCTCCAACACAGCCAGGGGAACTTATCAGAAAATATCTCCAGAACTGTTCATCAAATATCTTCTGAAGACATGGAAATTCAACCTCAAAGTGAGCAAGAACCAGAAAGGAATTGT GGCTCTTTAACATTCAGTGATATTGCTGTGCATTTTTCCAAGGAGGAGTGGACGTCTCTGGGGGATTTGGAGAAGAATCTTTACAAAGAAGTCACTATGGACAATTTCCAAATACTCCAGTCATTAG GTTTTGTGATTGAAAAACCAGAGATTGTGCGGAGGATTGAAAATGGTGATGAAGCTCTATGGGAAAAACACTGGCCAGGATCTGACTCCG ATCCCACAACCATGGCTACAATTCCTATGGCTACAAAAAATTTACAGAATCTTAGCCAGCGTTCATATTGGACCCGTCATGATAACATTCTGTGTCATACACCTGAAGAGCAGTTCCAAGTATGGAGAAATAAATGGACGCTTTGTGACTCCAAGACATCTGGACTGCAACCAAAATGTCATGATCAAATCATGATGGTTTGTCCATCGGATGTCAATAAGATTGTATCACAAAAAAATACACAGGTCAAGAAATCCATGCAATCGCATAATGACTTAGGTCAGAAGGGTGTTCGACATTATTCATGTATGGAGTGTGGAAAACATTTCCTCCGAAGTTATCAACTGACGTCCCATCAGACAATGCACACAGGTGAAAAGCCATACAATTGCGAAGAGTGCAAAATGTCTTTTTCAGACAAGCGTAAACTGGTAAGGCACCAAAAGACTCACTCATGTGCGAAGCCATATCCGTGTCCCGAGTGCGGGAAATATTTTACCCAGTCTTCCCACCTTAACATGCACCGGAAAATACACATTAGTAAGGAACAGTGCCCTGAATGTGGTCTCCTCATAAGTGATGTGACAAATTTACAGCTAGGACAAAGAGACTGTATAACATGCAAACAACGCTTAGTAGAAAGCCTTGATGTCACCAGCCGACAAACATCTAACAGAAGTGAAAAGACTTACCAGTGTACTCAGTGTGATAAATGCTTCACTCGGAAATCCAACCTTAATGTCCATtatagaattcacacaggggagaaaccatacACGTGTTCTGAATGTGAGAAAACCTTCATAGATAGGTCGAACCTTGTAAGTCATTTGAGAACCCACACTAGAGAGAGACCATATTCCTGCAATGAGTGTGGCAAGAGCTTTGCCTACCACTCAGCATTTATAATACACAAGAGGGTGCACATCGGGGATAAACCatttgtatgtagtgagtgtggcGAAAGCTTCTTCTCTAAGGCACGCTTGACGCTGCACATCAAAGCTCACACGGGTGATAGGCCCTTCGTTTGCGACATTTGTGGTAAAAGTTTCTCCTGTAGCTCAACCCTTATAAAACACCAGATTATACACACAGGGGAGCGGCCTTATGTCTGCAGGGAATGTGGAAAAGCCTTTATTCGGTCGTCTCACCTTGTAGTACACCAGAGAACGCACACAGGGGAAAAACCTTACGAATGTGCAGAATGTGGTAAAGGCTTCAGAGACCAGTCCAATCTTATAAGCCACCAGCGAACCCACACAACGAAGAAGGATTTTGTATGCAAAGAGTGTGGGAAGAAATTCACACACAGTTCCACATTGAAGAAGCACCAACGTATCCACACTGGTGAAAAACCCTATGGCTGCTCAGAGTGCGGTAAAATGTTTTCTCGTAATTCAAATCTTGCCATTCATCTCCGaatgcacacaggagagaagccttaTTCCTGCACTATCTgttacagaagcttttaccatagCTCACATCTCATAAAGCATAAGAAAACTCATACAAAAATAGGAAAGCCACATGACCACGGAGCTATACAAGAAGCGAAGTGTGCAGAATAA